From Candidatus Manganitrophus morganii, the proteins below share one genomic window:
- the rhaD gene encoding bifunctional rhamnulose-1-phosphate aldolase/short-chain dehydrogenase, translating to MESLWSDRDAKGLTGVDLVVYTSRIIGANPNLVLWGGGNSSIKVNGKDHTGAPVRILWIKGSGSDMRTIAAKNFTPLRLDDLLPLMKREAMTDEEMVAYQMKSVLEPGAPKPSIETLLHAFLPSPHIYHTHADAICALTDTPDSPKVVEEVYGKEVAVVDYIRPGFLLSKWVGEAYQKNPNLKAIILDKHGLITWGETAKEAYDLTISMVTQAERYAAKKGRGKLTLGGMKVPALSHAERHAVAAEVAPTLRGEVSRMAQVKGRPPEKRMVLQYEDAPAVLKFAGSEEARRLTQIGPFTPDHLMHTKPWPLFVDTKKPGDPEKLREKIRKGCEAYREKYISYFEKYKTPGVTMLDPNPRVVLIPGIGMFTTGKDRRATRIPRDLYLHTMSVIEAAAGIEAYRSITTREICDFEYWPMENFKLTLLPPEKEFSRRIVLVTGAAGGIGRAIAAAFVEAGAMVVLSDIDLKKTQMLVDEINKKAGEVNATAVAMDVTDPKSVRRGFEQAVLAYGGLDIFISNAGVAKTASVDTLSLADWEMSLAVNATGHFLTSQSALRIMKEQGVGGSVVVVATKNVLAPGKDFGAYSASKAAQTQLSRIMAIENAGAGIRVNMVNPDGVFENSGLWSPAIREERARAHGIPVEQVEDFYAKRNLLQTKITARDVAESVLFLASDRAAKTTGAIIPVDGGVREAFPR from the coding sequence ATGGAAAGTCTCTGGTCGGATCGGGATGCGAAGGGGTTGACGGGGGTCGATTTGGTCGTGTATACCTCCCGGATCATCGGGGCGAATCCCAACCTGGTGTTGTGGGGCGGGGGGAATTCGTCGATCAAGGTGAATGGTAAGGATCATACCGGCGCCCCGGTCCGGATTCTCTGGATCAAAGGGAGCGGGTCGGACATGCGGACGATCGCCGCGAAGAACTTTACCCCGCTCCGCCTCGACGATCTCCTTCCGTTGATGAAACGGGAGGCGATGACCGATGAGGAGATGGTCGCCTACCAGATGAAGTCGGTCTTAGAGCCGGGCGCGCCGAAGCCGTCGATCGAAACCCTTCTCCATGCATTCCTCCCTTCTCCACACATTTATCATACCCACGCCGACGCGATCTGTGCCCTCACCGATACCCCGGACAGTCCGAAAGTGGTTGAAGAGGTCTATGGAAAGGAGGTGGCGGTCGTCGATTACATCCGGCCGGGGTTTCTCCTCTCGAAGTGGGTCGGGGAGGCCTATCAGAAAAATCCCAATCTCAAGGCGATCATCCTCGACAAACATGGCCTGATCACCTGGGGCGAGACGGCGAAGGAAGCGTATGACCTCACAATCTCCATGGTCACCCAAGCCGAGCGGTATGCAGCGAAGAAAGGACGGGGAAAGCTTACCTTGGGTGGAATGAAAGTGCCGGCGCTCTCCCATGCCGAGCGGCATGCCGTGGCGGCCGAGGTGGCGCCCACCCTGCGCGGCGAGGTGAGCCGAATGGCTCAGGTAAAGGGGCGGCCACCAGAGAAACGAATGGTGCTGCAGTATGAAGATGCGCCGGCGGTATTGAAGTTTGCCGGTTCGGAAGAGGCAAGACGGCTGACCCAGATCGGCCCCTTCACGCCGGATCACCTGATGCACACCAAGCCGTGGCCGCTCTTCGTCGATACGAAGAAGCCGGGCGATCCGGAGAAACTCCGGGAGAAGATCCGGAAGGGATGCGAGGCTTATCGGGAAAAGTACATTTCCTACTTTGAAAAGTATAAGACACCCGGGGTGACCATGCTCGATCCGAACCCGCGCGTCGTTCTGATCCCCGGCATCGGGATGTTCACCACCGGCAAAGATCGGCGGGCGACGCGGATTCCGCGCGATCTCTATCTTCACACGATGTCGGTGATCGAGGCCGCCGCCGGGATCGAGGCGTACCGGTCGATCACCACCCGCGAGATCTGCGACTTCGAATACTGGCCGATGGAGAACTTCAAGCTGACGCTCCTGCCGCCGGAGAAAGAATTCTCCCGGAGAATCGTGCTCGTCACCGGCGCTGCCGGCGGGATCGGGCGCGCCATTGCGGCGGCGTTCGTCGAGGCGGGGGCGATGGTGGTTCTCTCCGACATCGATTTGAAGAAGACCCAAATGCTCGTCGATGAGATCAACAAGAAGGCCGGCGAGGTGAATGCGACGGCGGTGGCGATGGACGTGACCGATCCGAAGAGCGTCCGCCGCGGATTCGAGCAGGCGGTGCTGGCCTATGGTGGGCTTGATATCTTCATCTCCAACGCGGGGGTGGCGAAGACCGCCTCGGTCGACACGCTGTCGCTCGCCGATTGGGAAATGTCGCTCGCGGTGAATGCCACCGGCCATTTCCTGACCTCTCAATCTGCGCTCCGGATCATGAAGGAGCAGGGGGTCGGCGGATCGGTCGTCGTGGTGGCGACCAAAAACGTCCTGGCCCCCGGAAAAGACTTCGGCGCCTACTCCGCGTCGAAGGCAGCGCAGACCCAGCTGTCCCGGATCATGGCGATCGAGAACGCCGGGGCCGGCATCCGGGTCAACATGGTCAATCCCGACGGGGTCTTCGAAAATTCCGGCCTCTGGTCGCCGGCGATCCGCGAAGAGCGGGCGCGCGCCCACGGCATTCCGGTGGAGCAGGTGGAAGACTTCTACGCCAAGCGAAACCTGCTCCAGACGAAGATCACCGCGCGCGATGTCGCCGAGTCGGTGCTGTTCCTCGCCTCCGACCGTGCCGCCAAAACGACCGGCGCGATCATTCCGGTCGATGGGGGGGTGCGGGAGGCGTTCCCAAGATAG
- a CDS encoding pectin acetylesterase-family hydrolase: MPPALSIVQDIQATGIEKFLGQTESRREQQAEWEVLFFNPAEGRAICLFGSEYQISIRRGASSNVLFYLQGGGACWSRFTCLDFPTARATAERSSAGGILDASRPDNPFKDWNIVFVSYCDGSVFSGDNVVQYGDVTAYHHGLANLGAAATAMQRAFPSPEKVLVAGSSAGGYGTLFAMMMAKLVFPAQSNWVLSDSGPGIQNVNDSIERLQRERNWSFPQFFPAGCTRCPEQPAYLYEWALSRDPNLRVGMFSSLRDLVLQAFLFLDGPGFEALLRQVTDDMVSRVGDRLHRFFISGEMHTILLDPAFFDLRLNGISMAEWTAAMVNNNDAAWPDLVAQ; the protein is encoded by the coding sequence GTGCCCCCAGCGCTTTCCATTGTGCAAGATATTCAAGCGACCGGCATCGAAAAATTTTTAGGCCAAACGGAATCGAGAAGAGAACAGCAAGCCGAGTGGGAAGTCCTTTTTTTCAATCCGGCGGAGGGACGGGCCATTTGCCTTTTCGGATCTGAATACCAGATCAGCATCCGCCGCGGCGCATCCAGCAATGTCTTATTCTATCTCCAGGGCGGGGGAGCCTGTTGGAGCAGATTCACCTGCCTGGACTTTCCGACGGCCCGCGCCACGGCCGAGCGCTCCTCCGCAGGCGGGATCTTGGATGCGTCACGCCCCGACAATCCGTTTAAAGATTGGAACATCGTGTTTGTTTCCTATTGCGATGGGTCGGTCTTCAGCGGTGACAATGTGGTCCAGTACGGAGATGTGACCGCTTATCATCATGGGCTTGCGAACCTCGGCGCGGCCGCGACCGCCATGCAACGAGCGTTTCCCAGCCCGGAGAAGGTGCTGGTGGCCGGATCCAGCGCCGGGGGGTATGGGACCCTCTTCGCAATGATGATGGCCAAGCTGGTTTTTCCCGCTCAGAGCAACTGGGTCTTGAGCGACTCCGGCCCCGGAATCCAGAATGTAAACGACTCCATCGAAAGGTTGCAGCGTGAGCGGAACTGGTCCTTTCCCCAGTTTTTCCCGGCCGGCTGCACCCGCTGCCCGGAGCAACCGGCCTATCTTTATGAGTGGGCCCTCAGCCGCGATCCGAACCTGCGTGTCGGAATGTTCTCTTCTCTTCGGGATCTTGTCCTTCAAGCCTTTCTCTTTTTAGATGGGCCTGGGTTCGAAGCGTTGCTTCGGCAAGTCACCGACGACATGGTTAGCCGTGTCGGAGATCGGCTGCATCGTTTTTTCATTTCTGGGGAAATGCATACCATCCTGCTCGACCCCGCTTTCTTCGATTTGCGGCTGAACGGCATTTCGATGGCCGAATGGACCGCTGCGATGGTCAACAACAACGACGCCGCTTGGCCTGATCTCGTCGCGCAGTAG
- a CDS encoding S8 family serine peptidase, translating into MKNISILFFWNLKRFRVGLFLAALLAVSLVATAETTDVAEKKRATLDPRLQRFLLTPPSERPKLQKSLSMKLEEKEAATIDVLIGFSGEADLSSIPGLVLRSRIGNVASATVTPEALEAVAENQAVRYIEPAVRLKRHNDIAIAASSGAGGILDAGDPIPLPFDAQAGQSLTISMHAGAGQEGTFDPVLAICQDSECNTTLATDDNSGPGSDAQLTFTFPTTGTFFIVVSEKMGRAGIFRLILHNDQTRGVPLGIGAQPLHRIGLEGQGVIVGVLDSGINWCHGDFIDDTTGGSRIRFLWDQNLTPDRDGELAVDVGNDGNTANDYGVEYTAAQIDAALNAGDCVLGDPANRRVRSADRLGHGTHVAGIAAGDGSATNGQEPPGKYRGVAPKADLIVIKLKEGEEEGFSEGTGIIDGIAYLAAKAKALNQPVVANLSLGNHGGPLDGTGLLDQVVQSSVGPGQVIVASAGNERFFPIHAEGTIAANASDTLAVDLSNCHSPDCTDIGINFWYDSGDAYTITVSAPNGTQLSADDGATRSAIIDGSIVRIFNATSSPPNGDKNSSVFFSGRGSGTFVWSVTLQRRENRGSGKWDAWALSDLGEIFFRDHVPRYPDLSVAGTVATPGSSYGAITVGAHPIKFRWDSPAGTQQYMPAFIDFGRVFVFSSNGPTRDGRIKPDVTAPSFVMSTASADCPASNCLPERLASDGRHRIEGGTSVSAPMVTGAVALILQADPTNFPRPLLQNTATQDVLTGTDLPNNIWGHGKASLLNAFSALESDQPPTVSLSAGPIDETTVTFTAAASDPDPEDSIAEYLWDFDGDGATDAITTIPTVSREYTSGGAYTAKVIAVDQRGKNAEAMTSVTVTASASDDGRGCFIATAAYGSYLDTHVQTLRTFRDEVLMPSALGKTFVDFYYVWSPDAARFIARRPLLKGATRLALTPVVFTLEYPRLSGGILLAGALMFSVVLLKRDRRRA; encoded by the coding sequence GTGAAAAATATTTCGATCCTTTTCTTCTGGAACCTTAAGCGGTTTAGGGTGGGCCTTTTTCTGGCGGCATTGTTGGCGGTCAGTCTCGTCGCAACGGCGGAGACAACCGATGTCGCCGAGAAAAAACGGGCGACCCTCGACCCCCGGCTGCAGCGGTTCCTTCTCACCCCTCCTTCGGAGCGACCCAAACTTCAGAAATCGCTCTCCATGAAGCTCGAGGAAAAGGAAGCGGCGACCATCGACGTCTTGATCGGGTTCTCCGGCGAGGCCGACCTCTCTTCGATCCCCGGTCTCGTCCTTCGGAGCCGGATCGGCAACGTGGCAAGCGCCACGGTCACCCCCGAGGCACTGGAAGCGGTGGCGGAGAACCAAGCGGTCCGCTACATCGAACCGGCCGTCCGTCTTAAGCGCCACAACGATATCGCCATCGCCGCCTCTTCCGGAGCTGGCGGCATTCTGGACGCTGGCGATCCTATCCCCCTTCCATTTGACGCTCAAGCCGGACAATCCTTGACGATCTCGATGCACGCTGGCGCAGGTCAGGAGGGCACATTTGATCCTGTCTTGGCAATTTGCCAGGATAGTGAGTGCAATACCACCCTCGCCACGGATGATAATTCCGGACCCGGCTCCGACGCCCAACTGACATTCACTTTTCCAACGACTGGAACCTTCTTCATCGTCGTCTCCGAAAAAATGGGAAGAGCCGGGATTTTCCGATTGATCCTTCATAATGATCAAACCAGAGGTGTTCCCTTGGGCATCGGCGCGCAACCTCTTCACAGAATCGGCCTGGAAGGCCAGGGGGTAATCGTCGGGGTGCTCGACTCGGGAATCAACTGGTGCCATGGCGATTTTATCGACGATACGACAGGAGGCTCGCGTATCCGCTTCCTTTGGGACCAAAACCTAACCCCGGATCGGGATGGAGAGTTGGCGGTCGACGTTGGAAATGATGGCAATACCGCCAACGACTACGGCGTGGAGTATACCGCCGCCCAGATCGATGCCGCTCTTAATGCAGGAGATTGTGTTCTAGGGGATCCAGCGAACCGACGGGTCCGCAGCGCCGACAGACTTGGACACGGAACACACGTAGCGGGAATCGCGGCCGGAGATGGATCGGCAACGAATGGGCAGGAGCCGCCCGGAAAATACAGAGGGGTAGCGCCGAAAGCTGATTTGATTGTCATTAAGTTGAAAGAGGGAGAGGAGGAAGGATTCTCTGAGGGCACCGGCATCATCGATGGGATCGCTTATCTTGCAGCAAAAGCCAAGGCGCTGAATCAACCGGTGGTGGCAAATTTGAGCCTGGGCAATCACGGTGGCCCGCTTGATGGAACCGGCCTACTCGACCAGGTCGTCCAGAGTTCGGTCGGACCCGGCCAAGTCATCGTCGCTTCGGCGGGAAATGAACGGTTCTTTCCGATTCATGCCGAAGGAACGATTGCTGCTAACGCATCGGACACCTTGGCCGTAGATCTCTCCAACTGCCATTCACCTGATTGTACCGATATTGGGATTAATTTCTGGTACGACAGCGGGGATGCCTATACGATCACGGTCAGTGCGCCGAATGGAACACAGCTTTCCGCCGACGATGGAGCCACCCGCTCCGCCATTATCGACGGATCAATCGTCCGGATATTCAATGCCACTTCCTCTCCTCCAAATGGAGATAAGAATAGCTCGGTATTCTTCAGCGGTCGGGGAAGCGGCACATTCGTTTGGTCGGTAACGCTACAAAGAAGGGAAAACAGAGGGAGTGGAAAGTGGGACGCATGGGCTCTCTCCGATCTTGGAGAGATCTTTTTCAGAGATCATGTTCCGAGATATCCAGATCTGTCGGTCGCCGGAACAGTCGCAACCCCGGGCTCCTCATACGGCGCGATCACTGTAGGCGCTCACCCCATCAAGTTCCGTTGGGACAGTCCAGCCGGGACTCAACAATACATGCCGGCCTTCATAGACTTCGGCCGAGTCTTCGTTTTCTCCTCCAATGGCCCGACGAGAGATGGCCGGATCAAACCTGATGTGACGGCACCCAGTTTCGTCATGTCTACAGCTTCAGCCGACTGTCCCGCCTCCAACTGCTTACCTGAAAGACTCGCGTCCGATGGGCGACATCGAATTGAGGGTGGAACAAGTGTGTCGGCTCCCATGGTGACCGGAGCCGTCGCCCTGATCCTTCAAGCCGATCCGACCAACTTTCCCCGGCCGCTTTTACAGAATACCGCCACGCAGGATGTCTTGACCGGTACGGACCTCCCCAACAACATCTGGGGCCATGGGAAGGCCAGCCTCCTCAATGCCTTCAGCGCGCTGGAGTCCGACCAGCCCCCCACCGTCAGCCTCAGCGCCGGCCCGATCGATGAGACGACCGTCACCTTCACGGCAGCGGCCTCCGATCCCGATCCGGAGGACAGCATCGCCGAATACCTCTGGGACTTCGACGGTGACGGCGCCACCGACGCGATCACCACCATCCCGACGGTCAGCCGGGAATATACCTCCGGCGGCGCCTACACGGCGAAAGTGATCGCGGTCGATCAACGGGGAAAGAACGCGGAAGCCATGACATCGGTCACCGTCACCGCATCGGCCTCGGATGACGGCCGCGGCTGTTTCATCGCCACGGCGGCGTATGGAAGCTATCTGGACACTCACGTCCAAACCCTCAGAACATTTCGGGATGAGGTGTTGATGCCGTCGGCCTTGGGGAAGACTTTCGTTGACTTCTACTATGTCTGGAGTCCCGACGCGGCCCGGTTCATCGCCCGGCGTCCCCTGCTCAAAGGGGCGACCCGGCTCGCCCTGACGCCGGTGGTCTTTACCCTGGAATATCCGCGGCTTTCGGGAGGGATCTTACTGGCGGGGGCATTGATGTTTAGTGTTGTCCTTCTAAAACGAGACCGGCGACGCGCCTAA